In one Serinus canaria isolate serCan28SL12 chromosome 2, serCan2020, whole genome shotgun sequence genomic region, the following are encoded:
- the BAMBI gene encoding BMP and activin membrane-bound inhibitor homolog, which translates to MDRHSSYIFIWLQLELCAMAVLLTRGEIRCYCDAAHCVATGYMCKSELSACFSRLLDPQNTHSPLTHGCLDSIASTAEICQAKQAQNHSGTTTMSTLECCHEDMCNYRGLHDVLSPSRGDASGQGSRYQHDSSRNLITKVQELTSSKELWFRAAVIAVPIAGGLILVLLIMLALRMLRSENKRLQDQRQQMLSRLHYSFHGHHSKKGQVAKLDLECMVPVTGHENCCMTCDKMRHSDLSNDKILSLVHWGMYSGHGKLEFV; encoded by the exons ATGGATCGCCATTCCAGCTACATCTTCATCTGGCTGCAACTGGAGCTGTGCGCCATGGCCGTCCTGCTCACCAGAG GTGAAATCAGATGCTACTGTGATGCTGCGCACTGTGTTGCAACTGGCTATATGTGCAAATCTGAGCTTAGTGCCTGCTTCTCCAGACTGCTTGATCCTCAGAATACACATTCCCCACTTACTCATGGCTGCTTGGACTCTATTGCAAGCACAGCTGAGATCTGCCAAGCCAAACAAGCACAAAACCACTCTGGCACCACCACCATGTCCACGTTGGAATGCTGTCATGAAGATATGTGCAATTACAGAGGACTACATGACGTTTTATCTCCGTCCAGGGGCGATGCTTCAG GACAAGGGAGCAGATATCAACACGACAGCAGCAGGAATCTCATCACCAAGGTGCAAGAATTGACCTCCTCGAAAGAGTTATGGTTCAGGGCAGCTGTAATTGCTGTTCCAATAGCTGGTGGGCTAATCTTGGTGCTCCTTATCATGCTGGCCTTGAGGATGCTCAGGAGTGAAAACAAGAGACTGCAAGATCAGCGACAGCAAATGCTCTCTCGTTTGCACTACAGTTTTCATGGACATCATTCGAAAAAAGGGCAGGTGGCAAAATTGGACTTGGAATGCATGGTGCCTGTGACTGGTCACGAGAACTGCTGCATGACCTGTGATAAAATGAGACATTCAGACCTCAGCAATGATAAAATTCTTTCACTAGTCCACTGGGGAATGTACAGCGGACATGGGAAGCTGGAATTTGTATGa
- the LOC127059236 gene encoding uncharacterized protein LOC127059236 — protein sequence MDGWMDGWMDGWMDGRTDGRTDGRTDGRTDGRTDGRAVLSPVTGSAGAERGGVRARPPAAAVPALPLALPVPQGCTRVQRCFPGRNRGSSTAAGAFSQGYGNPAPGLGATRSRQPSAGSAVRLGCHSLAPRRCPGLGSTLRLGAPAPHTQPRRVSPAAVTSTQQGQARGTELLVNISCSNYSPSSISFPRTAVGDGSTSWSSTTELRYSS from the exons atggatggatggatggatggatggatggatggatggatggatggacggacggacggacggacggacggacggacggacggacggacggacggacggacggacggacgggCTGTCCTCAGCCCGGTGACAGGCAGCGCCGGAGCGGAACGAGGCGGTGTCCgagcccgcccgcccgcggccgcTGTCCCGGCGCTGCCGCTAGCCCTGCCTGTCCCGCAGGGCTGCACGAGGGTGCAGAGATGTTTCCCCGGCCGGAACAGAGGCAGTTCCACTGCAGCCGGGGCTTTTTCCCAAGGTTATGGAAACCCTGCGCCTGGGCTTGGCGCAACGCGGAGCCGGCAGCCGTCGGCTGGAAGCGCGGTGCGGCTGGGctgccattccctggctccccGCCGCTGTCCCGGCCTGGGGTCCACCCTGCGGCTCGGGGCTCCTGCACCTCACACTCAGCCCCGCAGGGTCTCACCCGCTGCTGTCACATCCACGCAGCAAGGGCAGGCCCGTGGTACAGAGCTATTAGTGAATATATCCTGCAGTAACTATTCTCCTTCCAGTATTTCGTTTCCAAGAACAGCTGTTGGGGATGGAAGCACGAGCTGGAGTTCTACCACTGAGCTCCGATACAGCTCCT aG